In Arthrobacter sp. StoSoilB5, one genomic interval encodes:
- the rsmG gene encoding 16S rRNA (guanine(527)-N(7))-methyltransferase RsmG, translating to MVEITATELQAAEKIFGERLDLAKRYVEHLATSGTERGLIGPREIPRLWSRHVLNCAVIESAIPMDSHVADVGSGAGLPGLCLAIARPDLELTLIEPLERRVIWLQEVVDDLGLDNVTVMRTRAELAVGLVDADVVTARAVSALSNLAGLTIPLLNGKGEVVAIKGRSAAEEIEKAKKVIRKLGGVETSVVVCGQDLLEEPTTVVRIIVNKPGKTG from the coding sequence ATGGTTGAAATCACCGCAACTGAACTGCAGGCGGCAGAGAAGATTTTTGGTGAGCGCTTGGATCTTGCCAAGCGCTATGTAGAGCATCTGGCTACGTCCGGAACCGAACGTGGCCTGATCGGTCCTCGTGAGATCCCGCGCTTGTGGAGCCGCCATGTCCTGAACTGTGCGGTCATCGAGTCGGCCATCCCCATGGACAGCCATGTGGCGGACGTTGGGTCCGGCGCAGGCCTTCCAGGGCTATGCCTTGCGATTGCCCGTCCCGACCTCGAATTGACTTTGATTGAACCTCTGGAGCGTCGCGTCATCTGGCTCCAGGAAGTCGTGGACGATCTTGGGCTGGACAACGTTACCGTCATGCGAACCCGCGCTGAACTGGCCGTGGGATTGGTGGACGCGGACGTAGTTACGGCACGCGCAGTTTCCGCTCTGTCCAACTTGGCTGGCCTGACCATCCCCCTGCTGAATGGCAAGGGCGAGGTTGTTGCCATCAAGGGACGAAGCGCAGCTGAAGAAATTGAGAAGGCCAAGAAAGTCATCCGCAAACTCGGTGGCGTGGAAACGTCCGTTGTGGTTTGTGGACAGGATCTTTTGGAGGAACCCACCACCGTGGTGAGGATCATCGTCAACAAGCCCGGAAAGACGGGCTAG
- a CDS encoding ParA family protein, which translates to MGSSETSTQRIPPFMSLGSARAMATPSASLQSAIVRTNSVDNAAVSRETLTDEVHNVMDSIDDSSPIARQLANETRRRERLIGRELPKPDRTRIFTVSNQKGGVGKTTTTVNIAAALASAGLNVLVIDIDPQGNASTALGIEHHADVDSIYDVLINDLPLKDVVAPCPDIPNLICAPATIHLAGAEIELVSLVAREQRLRRAIDVYCKEREKNGEGRLDFIFIDCPPSLGLLTVNAFCAASEVLIPIQCEYYALEGLSQLLKNIEMIQKHLNADLVVSTILLTMYDGRTNLAAQVASEVRQHFPQQVLSAVVPRSVRISEAPSYQQTVMTYDPSSSGALSYMEAAAEIAER; encoded by the coding sequence GTGGGCAGTAGCGAAACCTCCACGCAACGCATCCCCCCCTTTATGTCTTTGGGGTCCGCGCGGGCCATGGCCACACCCTCGGCGTCACTCCAGTCTGCGATTGTGCGCACTAATTCAGTTGATAATGCTGCCGTTTCACGTGAAACGCTGACGGATGAGGTTCACAACGTGATGGACTCCATCGATGATTCGAGCCCCATCGCCCGCCAACTGGCCAATGAGACGCGTCGACGTGAGCGTTTGATAGGACGCGAACTGCCTAAGCCTGATCGGACACGGATTTTTACTGTGTCCAACCAGAAGGGTGGCGTCGGCAAGACCACCACCACCGTCAACATTGCCGCCGCTTTGGCTTCCGCAGGACTGAATGTCCTGGTCATTGACATCGACCCCCAAGGCAATGCCTCTACAGCTCTGGGCATCGAGCACCACGCAGACGTGGACAGCATCTACGACGTCCTTATCAACGACCTTCCCTTGAAGGACGTCGTGGCTCCCTGCCCCGACATTCCCAACCTGATCTGCGCACCAGCCACCATCCACTTGGCCGGCGCCGAAATAGAGTTGGTTTCATTGGTGGCCCGCGAGCAGAGACTTCGCCGCGCCATTGACGTTTACTGCAAAGAGCGTGAGAAGAATGGTGAGGGACGTCTGGACTTCATCTTCATCGACTGCCCACCCAGCCTCGGCCTGTTGACTGTCAATGCGTTCTGCGCCGCCAGCGAGGTCCTCATTCCCATCCAGTGCGAGTACTACGCTCTGGAGGGGTTGAGCCAGCTCCTGAAGAACATCGAGATGATCCAGAAGCACCTCAATGCTGATCTGGTGGTTTCGACGATTCTCCTGACGATGTACGACGGCCGGACCAACCTCGCAGCACAGGTCGCCTCCGAGGTCCGCCAACACTTCCCACAGCAGGTTCTGAGCGCTGTGGTTCCCCGCTCGGTACGTATCTCTGAAGCCCCGAGCTACCAGCAGACCGTCATGACCTATGATCCTTCATCAAGCGGCGCGCTGTCCTACATGGAAGCCGCTGCCGAAATCGCTGAACGCTAG